From Brassica rapa cultivar Chiifu-401-42 chromosome A06, CAAS_Brap_v3.01, whole genome shotgun sequence:
ATCACTGTTGATTTCTAGGAGGTCATCCACTTGGTCGTTGTAGTAGAAAAGAAGATTGTCTCCCACATGAAACTGTTTCTCCTCACTCCACTTGGAATAGAAGTCACTCTCTTCAGGAACCCTCCATTCGTTGGAGTCACCGACCTTGTAGTCTTTTCCGAGAGGAAGGATCTTTctaggtggtggtggtggaggaatCATCGGATGGTCATGGACGACAAAAACGACGAGTTTATGTCCGGCTACGCATTGAGAACGATTTGAGGTGATGAAGAAGTGATAACCTGGTTCCGTGAGAGTCACGACATCGTGCCCTGTGTTGTAGACAGCTTTAGGAGAAAGGGAGTTGCAGAATTGGTATTCCAAACGACTGGAAACTTGAGTGACGTCGTTGACGTTGCCATCGTATTCGAACATCAGAGAATCCCCACTTGGAATTCCTTACGCTTAGCCCATTCATAATAGCTACCGTGCTTCGCTGTCGTCCATCCCTTCGAGTCTCCCACTTTGTAGATTTTTGCCGAGCAACAACATCCCATTAGAACCATCACGAGCACGAAGCAGAACATTCTTGTTGTTGTCGCCATTATTAATAGAATTATCGGAGCACGTTACGTTGATGAATATGTGAGTAAGAAAAAACAAGAGTCCCCTAACTCTCTTTTTATAACACTTTTTACGGAACCTAATCCTTGCAGCTTAAGGATTTTACTTACcactttatttaattataatcccgtttgttttctttttcctttttcaaagaTCTCTCGGATCCTTTTCCAATTAGCCTTGTGATTGATTTTCATTAACCTGAGTTTATTATTCTAATAATGTGAGTCATGAACAAATATGAAAGATTCTCTGCACAAGTTTATGGTTTCACATTCATATATGCAGAAATAATATTTGCTTCCGCAATATAGAGAAATTCGAAGAAACTACAGAGAGAGGTCAAAATATCAACAAACCTTTAATGGTTACATTAAATTTAGTGAATCTCACTAGTTGGAAGCTTACAACAAATGAACTTCTGGGATTCATAATAGTCGTCTACTGATCAAACGATCCCTAGTAACTCAACCTCAACTAAACTAACTCGGGTCATTAGCATAGAGAGCACACTTGTGGTTATGCTTTGAGAAACTGCACGAACCTGAGGAGAACCTACACTTGTGGCTAAAGGGCTTCGTTTAAACATGTCTAGCAAACAGAAGATCACAGATTTCTAGATTACAGATTTCTAGCAAACAGAAGATCACAGACTTTCTCTTAAAACATCAACATTTTCCCTGAAACGGCCATTAGCAACAAgactcttcttctcctttttcaACGACGCTGCTTCTCTTTGGAAGTCACTGGTTTTCTCAAGACCAGACAACAGAACATTGTACGTCCCCAGCGAAGGCACGATCTCACGTTCTCTCATCTCTTCAAATATCTTCATTGCTTTCTCTGGACTCCCTGCTGAGATATAAACATCCATCAGCGCAGTGTAAGCAGCTACCCCCTTTTGATCATCAGGAAGCAAGTCGAAAACATCTGCAGCTAAGCGAGGTCTTCTGCCAAACCCAAGCCTGTGGATCAACGTTGCTCCTTGGTACATACCAAGTGAGTGATGGGCTTTCACCATCTCCTTTACTGCTTCGATAAGTTTACCTAGCTCGTTTTCTCTCAGAAAGTAACCAACCAACGCAAGATACGCTGACTTCTCGAGATGAATCCCCATTTCCGAGCTGTAATCAAGGGCCAACGAAGCCCCCTCGGTTCTACAACGGTCACAGTTTGTTTCAACGATTGCTGAAACAACAGAAGAATCCAACTTTACGTTTCTATCTTTCATCTGGTTAAGTAGATGATCAACTGCAACAAGACTCTGCTTTATCAAGAGAAGGGAGCAGATAATTCTACTATCATCTGAACTTTTCGTTGCCATCAACTTCGGCTTCAACAATGTCGTTGGAGCACAAAGATTCAGCAGTAATATGCGAGTTGACTTCCCTTAACAAATCGTCACTTTCACCGGTAGCTTTCAGAGTCTCTAAAGCCTCGAGAAATACAGGGTAACGAAGAAGAATCCCGTTTTCTTTCATGTATACAAGAATCCGAGCCATGAAAGACGTTTCTCCGGATTTACAAGCTCTCCCAATCAGAATATTGCAAGCTGCTTTATCTGGCTGCACACCAATCTCTTGCATTTTAAAGAAGATGTCTAAGGCTTCACCACATTTTCCtgaaaatcaaataaagaaACCAAGATATCATCTTCACAGCTACATACCCCCAAAAAATAAATGcacatataataaaatacaacattcatataaattaaatagataactGTAAACTATATACTAATactaactaaaaaaaatcacttaGGAATATTGACAAACACTTGGTGTGCATAGATTAAAACTCACCAGTGCCTACAAGAAACTCCATCAACACCGTATAAGTGTGACAGTTCGGAGAGACTCTCGACCGTAACATCTCCTTATACACCTCCGTCGCTTCATCCACCCTCCCATCATCGAAAAGCATCTTCATGTAAGCCACACAACCGTAGGTTCGCACCCAATATCC
This genomic window contains:
- the LOC103874502 gene encoding pentatricopeptide repeat-containing protein At2g01390, whose protein sequence is MATKSSDDSRIICSLLLIKQSLVAVDHLLNQMKDRNVKLDSSVVSAIVETNCDRCRTEGASLALDYSSEMGIHLEKSAYLALVGYFLRENELGKLIEAVKEMVKAHHSLGMYQGATLIHRLGFGRRPRLAADVFDLLPDDQKGVAAYTALMDVYISAGSPEKAMKIFEEMREREIVPSLGTYNVLLSGLEKTSDFQREAASLKKEKKSLVANGRFRENVDVLRESL